The Desulfonatronum lacustre DSM 10312 region GGTTGGAAAAAGAGCGCAAGGACAAGAACCTGCTGCCGGGCGTCCGTTCCGACACGGGCGTCCTCTGGGGCGCGGTCCAGAGCAATTACTTTTTAGCTGCCGTGATCCCCGGCTTTTCCGACCCGGTGTTCAAGGCGCGTCTTGAAGACGGCATGCACCGCCTAGTCATGGAAACCAGAAACTTTTTTCTGGACTCCCAACTGGAAATGCAGTTTCGGTCCACCTACTACTTCGGTCCGCGGGAACGGGAAGCCCTCTCCGTGGCCCCGGCCAATCTGCTTGAAGCTCTGCATTACGGCTGGTTCGACCTCATCGCCAGCCCGTTGATCCAGGTACTGAACTTCTTCCACGGGTACGTCCACAACTACGGTCTGGCCATCATCCTGCTGACACTGGTCATCAAACTGATTTTCTTCCCGTTGTCCCAGAAGAGCTACAAGTCCATGCAGCAGATGAAGAAGCTGCAACCCATGATGCTCAAGCTGCGCGAGAAGCATAAAGATGATCGCCAGAAGATGAACGAAGAGATGATGCAGCTCTACAAGACCTACAAGGTCAACCCCCTGGGAGGCTGTCTGCCCATAGCCGTGCAGATTCCGGTGTTTATCGCTCTGTATCAGGCCCTGATGGGGGCCATCGAGTTGCGCCACGCTCCGTTCATCACCCATGTTCCGTTCACGGACATCATCTGGCTGGCCGACCTTTCGGCCCGTGACCCCTACTACGTCACCCCGATCATCATGGGGGCGACCATGTTCCTGCAACAAAAGCTGACCCCCGCCCCCGGGGACCCCATGCAGGCCAAGATCATGCTGTTTTTGCCGATCATTTTTACCTTTTTGTTCTTAACTTTCCCGTCGGGTTTGGTCCTCTACTGGCTGGTAAACAACGTCCTCTCCATCGCCCAGCAGTGGTGGGTGATGCGCGAACCCGCCAAGTCGTAGACCGCAAACCGTCGCCGGTTCGTCCATCGGTCGCGGCCCAGCCGTCCACCGATGATGAAGGAGACCAACGTCAACATGAGTGAACCAAAGGAATTTCAAAGCAAAAGTGTCGATGAGGCCATTGAGGAGGCTTGTTCGTTTTTTTCCTGTGTCCGGGATGAATTGGAAATAACGATATTGGAAGGCGGTTCAGCCGGCATCTTCGGCTTGGTGGGCGCAAAAAAGGCCCGGATCAAAGCCCAGCCGCGGGTCCGGCTGTCGGAGCTGGAAACCATGATCCGCGCGATCACGGAACGGATCACCGCCGCCATCGTGGACAACCCTCGGGTCGTGGTGGAGCATCAGTCCGATCTAATTAAGGCCACCATTCAAACCTCCGACGACATGGACCGGCTCTTGGGACGCGACGGGCAGGTGCTCGGAGCGGTGGAATACGTCGTCAACCGGATCGTCGCCCGCCGCTGGCCCAGCGCCGTACGGATCATGCTGGACGCCGACGGATTCCGGGAGCGCCAGGACCAAGAACTCAGCGCCCTGGCCGTGACCTTGGCCGAAAAAGCCAAGTCCACGCAATCGCCGCAAAGCACCAAGCCATTGCCCTCTTACCAGCGCCGCATCGTCCACGTGGCCCTGCAAGCGGTCACGGACATCCAGACAAAAAGCAAGGGCGATGGACCGTTGAAACGCGTCCTGATTATTCCCAAGGCCCCTCCTTCCCAGGACGAAGTCGCCAACGCCGAGACCCCGCCTCCACAAAATTCATGACCGCTTCGGCCCAGGAGGCCACGTCCACCATCGCCGCCGTGGCCACGCCTCCGGGCCACGGCGCGGTGGGCATCATCCGCGTCAGCGGCCCCCGAGCCAAGGCAGCGGTCCTGACCCGCTTCGCATCGACCCGTCCGAAGTTCACCGACTTTCGCCCCTATCGCCTGCACCACGGCCACATTCTGGGCGAGGACGGACGTATCCTGGACGAGGTCCTGGCGGCATTCATGCCCGGTCCGGGATCGTTTACCGGTGAGGACGTGGTGGAGATTCACTGCCATGGGGCTCCGGTAGTGCTGCAAAACGTCCTGGAGTCCATCCTGGCTCAGGGAGTCCTTCCCGCCGGTCCGGGCGAATTCACCCAACGCGCTTTCCTCAACGGCCGCATGGACCTGACCCAGGCCGAAGCCGTGGCCGAAATCATCGCCGCCACGTCTCCATCGGCCTCCCTCCTGGCCCAAACCAAGCTTTCCGGAGCCCTGAGCGCCTGGCTCCACGGCTTGCGATCCAGTTTGGAGGAACTCCGAGCCCAACTGTGTCTTGCGGTGGATTTTCCGGAAGAGGACCTGGAATGCCTCGCGCCGGAAGATTTTTCTCGCGCCGTGGAGCACATCCAAGACCAAATCCGCGCCGTCCTGGACAACTGCCGACGCAACCGCATCTGGAACGACGGAGCCCTCTGCGTTCTTTCCGGGGCCGTGAACGCGGGCAAATCCAGCCTGCTCAACCTGCTTCTGGGCCGGGAGCGGGCTCTTGTCAGCGCCACCCCCGGAACGACCCGGGACTATCTTGAGGAACGCCTTTTCCTTCAGGGGCTTGAGGTTCGGCTGGTGGACACCGCCGGCGCGCGCCACGACGCCGACGACGTGGAGCGAGCAGGTTTGTCCTTGGCACGCGGACTTCAGAAGACGGCGGACCTGATCCTTTTTGTGGTGGACAACGCGACTCCGGGAGAGGAGCCCGCCGCGGGCTCCCAGGCCGCTTTCCACTCGGAGTCGAGTTTGATGCGGCACCCGACATCCGGCCCAAAGCGAACACCAACCGGAGACGAACCGATCCTCGAAACCTTCCCCGTCGCCAAGACCCTGGTTGTGGCCAACAAGGCCGACCTTCCCCGACCAGACCCTGAACCCGTCGTCTCGCTGGCCGAACTCGGCTATCTCGTGGTACACATCTCGGCCAAGACCGGCCAAGGACTGGACGCGCTGCAGGACGCCATGCGCTCCATGCTCACGAGCAAAGCCCCGACGCCTCGGCCGGACACCCTGACTCCAAATCTGCGCCAGTCGTCGGCCTTGGAACAGGCGGACCGGGAACTGGCGCTCCTTCGAGCCGACATCCATGCGGGACTGCCCTACGACCTGCTCGGGGTACGGCTGGAATCCGTCAGCGTCATCCTCGCTGAAATAACCGGAGAAATCACCTCATCGGATGTCCTGGACTCCATCTTCAGCAAATTCTGCATCGGAAAGTGACGCCGTCTCGAAAGCGCGTCGCCCCTGCGCGGGACGCTCCGGAATCGTCCTCTCTCGACAAGGCCGGATGGCTCGGGTTCAGATGCGTGAATCACGGGGTTGCGCCGCCTGCACCTGCTCCAATCCCCATGTTCAGGGCCATCCCTCTTCAACGAGAACCTTGACCGTCGCCAACATCGTCGACGCCGACGTCGGTCGGCATGTCCGTGTCGTCGACTCGCCCCAAGCCGCCGTGGCCGCTCCCGCCGTTTTATTCGGCATCCCCTTGCTGGGCGTGCTCTGCGGCGCTCTCGGAGCGTATTGGGTCGCACCGTTTCCCACAGAGGATCTCAACGCCCTGATCGGGGCCGCGGCCGGATTGGCTTTTGGAATCGCCGCGGCCCGGATAGCCGCGAGCTCCAGGTTTGCCGGCCCTGACCACTTTCCTCAGGCCGTCGAGATCCTTTCCGATCTCACGAATCCCTCTCTCTGACCCAATCCCGCCTACCAGCCCATCTCGGGGTTACAAGCCCCGCGCCCAAGCCAGAAGGTCTGGCCTCGCCGCCCGTTGCAACGAAGGACAACCAAAGGCGACCCTGAAAGCTGCCTTTAATTGATAAAGAAAATCATACATATAGACATTGAATTCTTACGCTCTATTTTTCACAATCCGCTCCCACGCCTTGACAACACGCCCCGGCTCATCTAGCAAGTCCTACTTAAAAACCCGCCTTTCAGAGAGGTTTTTCGGGTATCCGAAGCCACCCCCGTGTTCACCTGCAAGCTGTCCAACCTCCACACGGGCGGTTCACATGGAACGCGATGAATACGGCGGGGAGGCCGGGGGAGCCGTTGCTCATAATTTTATTGTCGAAATCCCCTCAAACCGGGAGGGGTTTTTGTCTTTTTCGGCCCAAGGGGTTCAGAACCTCGTTCCGCTGATTCCGGCTCGAGGAGCGGCGTTATTCACGGCAAAGGAGCGTACATGTGAAACAGTGAACATAAACATCAAACATATTAAAGTACCCGTCATCCGGCAAAGGCGTTTTTTTCACCACCGCAAGCAACTCCGCTCGATAAATTGAGAAAAAGGGAGCGATTTTCATGGCATACAGGAAACTAGTACTGGGCTTGTCCGGGTGCCTGTTCGTTTTAGTTTGCGTGCTTTTTCTACAGGCCGACGTGATGAGCATGATCAGCTCTTCCGGAAAGGATTCCGGCAGGGCCGATCTGATCATGATCCAGGCCACAGCCAAGCAGACCACGAAGCAGGCCTCCGCCGTTCAGTTTTTACACGATGCGCATACCGAAGCCCTGGCGGAACAGGACAAGGATTGCGCGGCCTGTCACATCAAGGACGACGAAGGCACGATCTCCTACAAGTATATGCGCTTCGAGGACCCCGCCGCGAATCAATTGAAAGACCTGTATCACGACAACTGTACGGCCTGTCACGCGGAGAACGCCAAGGCGCGAATGGCCAATCCCGGCCCCCAGATCGGCGAATGCCGCAAGTGCCACGTGGAACCCGCGGCCCACACCCAGGCTTGGGTTTCCGGCAGCATGGACAACATGCTGCACTATATCCACTGGGACTCGAACCTGATCGCCAAGGACGAAGGCAAGGACACCAACTGTGGACAATGTCACCACGAATATGACGAGGACAAACAAGAACTCGTCTACATCCAGTTCGCCGAGGAAGGGTGCCGTTCCTGCCACACCGCCGAACCCAAGGAGCCCGTCAAGGCCAATCTTTCCGAAGCCTTCCACGGCCAGTGCGTGACCTGTCACCTGGAAAACAAGGAAGCTCAAGCCGAGCGTAACGGCCCCCTGGACTGCGCCTCCTGTCACGGCGGGCCGCAGCGCCTGGAAATGCAGGCCAAATTCGCCGACAAACTGGAAGAGCTGGACGGTGTGTTGCCCCGCCTGCCCCGCAATCAGCCCGACGCCGTGCTGCTGGCGGCCAAGCTGCCCGAATTGCCCGAGGACGCCACCCGGCCGACCTTGATGTATCCCGTGCCCTTCAACCATGAACTGCACGAACAGGCCACGGACGCCTGCCGGGACTGCCACCATGAAACCCTGAAGAGTTCCTGCACGGATTGTCATACCCTGCAAGGCTCTGAGGAGGGCGGCTACATCACCCTGGAGCGGGCCATGCACGCCCCGGACAGCAAGTCCAGCTGCGTGGGCTGCCATAACGAAATGAAGCAGGATCCCACCTGCGCCGGCTGCCACACCGCCATGCCTCGCGGCGCCGAGCCCCCGGCTTCCAGTTGCGCCCTGTGTCACGTCAACCCGGACGTCCTCGCCCAGCGTCCCGCCGGGCATCAGTCAACGGATTACGCGGACTACACCGAAATGCTCATTCCGGCCCAAGCCGACGGCAGACAGCCCGCCGGAGAGCCGGTGATCGTTCCCGAGGACAAGGAAGGCCGCGCCGCTCTGGCTCAACAACTCATCGACCAGCGTCCCAAGGAAGCCCTGCTCATCGCCGAGGAAGACATTCCAGACGTGGTCAAGATCGACGTCCTGGCCGACGAGTACCAGCCGGCGGAGCTGCCTCACCGTAAGATCGTCATGAGCATGATGGAGAGGATGAAGGACGACTCCCTGGCCACCACCTTTCACGCGACGCCGGTGACCATGTGTCAGGGCTGCCACCACAACAGCCCTCTCTCCAAGACCCCGCCGAGCTGCCAATCCTGCCACGACCAGCGGTCCCAGGAAGGACGTCTTGGCCGACCGGGACTTTTGGCCGCCTACCACATCCAGTGCATGTCCTGCCACGCGGAGATGGGCCTGGAAAAGCCGGCGGCCACGGACTGCGCCTCCTGCCACAAACAGAAAGAGAACTGACAGCTCGTAAGGAGAACCGACATATGAAACGCAGATCATTCCTCGGATTGATGGGCGCGGCCGGGGCCGGGCTGGCGGCTCCGGCCGTCGCTCCGGTCGCCGCCCGGGCCGCGGCCAAGGATTTCAGAGGCTATCACGACACCCCGGGCGTGCTGTTCGACGGGACGCGGTGCATCGGCTGCCGCAAGTGCGAATTAGCCTGCAACCAGGTCAACAACCTTCCCGAACCGGAAGTGCCCTTCGACAACCTGGAAATCCTGAACACCCGCCGACGCACGGACTCGGCCACCTTCACCGTGGTCAACAAGTTCGACACCCCAGGCGGTCCCGTGTATCGGAAGAACCAGTGCAACCACTGTCTGGAACCGGCCTGCGCCTCCTCGTGCTTTGTCAGCGCGTTCCAGAAAAAATCAGACAGCGCAGTGGACTACGACGAAACCGTCTGCGTCGGCTGCCGGTACTGCATGATCGCCTGCCCCTTTGAAATTCCGACCTACGAATACCACAAGGCCTTCACCCCCCGGGTGATGAAGTGCACGCTGTGCGGTCCGCAGATGCGCTCCGGCGAACTGCGCCTGCCGGGTTGCGTGCAGGCTTGTCCCATGGAGGCCATGATCTACGGCCCCCGCCATGAACTGATCAACCTGGCCCGCCGTCGATTCGCCGCCTTCCCGGGCCGCTATGTGGAGCAGATATACGGGGAGCATGAAATGGGCGGCACCAGCTGGATGTACATCTCCGGAGTGCCCTTCACCCAGGTCGGCTTGCGCGAGGACCTGGGCACCAAGTCCGCTCCGGAACTCACCGCCGGCGCCCTGGCCGCGGTCCCCGTGGTGGTGGGCGTCTGGCCCGTGCTGCTTGGCGGAATCTACGCCATCAACAAGCGCAAGGAAAAAATCGCGGCCCAGGAACAGCAAGAGGCCGTGGCCGCCGCCCTGGCCAAAGCCAAGGCCGAGGCCGAGGAAAATCTGA contains the following coding sequences:
- the hmcB gene encoding sulfate respiration complex iron-sulfur protein HmcB is translated as MKRRSFLGLMGAAGAGLAAPAVAPVAARAAAKDFRGYHDTPGVLFDGTRCIGCRKCELACNQVNNLPEPEVPFDNLEILNTRRRTDSATFTVVNKFDTPGGPVYRKNQCNHCLEPACASSCFVSAFQKKSDSAVDYDETVCVGCRYCMIACPFEIPTYEYHKAFTPRVMKCTLCGPQMRSGELRLPGCVQACPMEAMIYGPRHELINLARRRFAAFPGRYVEQIYGEHEMGGTSWMYISGVPFTQVGLREDLGTKSAPELTAGALAAVPVVVGVWPVLLGGIYAINKRKEKIAAQEQQEAVAAALAKAKAEAEENLTTSLSKAEEAANRRLDNEVKKAVKEALAKKEEELKAADATKTDEEEGK
- the mnmE gene encoding tRNA uridine-5-carboxymethylaminomethyl(34) synthesis GTPase MnmE, with amino-acid sequence MTASAQEATSTIAAVATPPGHGAVGIIRVSGPRAKAAVLTRFASTRPKFTDFRPYRLHHGHILGEDGRILDEVLAAFMPGPGSFTGEDVVEIHCHGAPVVLQNVLESILAQGVLPAGPGEFTQRAFLNGRMDLTQAEAVAEIIAATSPSASLLAQTKLSGALSAWLHGLRSSLEELRAQLCLAVDFPEEDLECLAPEDFSRAVEHIQDQIRAVLDNCRRNRIWNDGALCVLSGAVNAGKSSLLNLLLGRERALVSATPGTTRDYLEERLFLQGLEVRLVDTAGARHDADDVERAGLSLARGLQKTADLILFVVDNATPGEEPAAGSQAAFHSESSLMRHPTSGPKRTPTGDEPILETFPVAKTLVVANKADLPRPDPEPVVSLAELGYLVVHISAKTGQGLDALQDAMRSMLTSKAPTPRPDTLTPNLRQSSALEQADRELALLRADIHAGLPYDLLGVRLESVSVILAEITGEITSSDVLDSIFSKFCIGK
- a CDS encoding SoxR reducing system RseC family protein, which gives rise to MSWTPSSANSASESDAVSKARRPCAGRSGIVLSRQGRMARVQMRESRGCAACTCSNPHVQGHPSSTRTLTVANIVDADVGRHVRVVDSPQAAVAAPAVLFGIPLLGVLCGALGAYWVAPFPTEDLNALIGAAAGLAFGIAAARIAASSRFAGPDHFPQAVEILSDLTNPSL
- the yidC gene encoding membrane protein insertase YidC codes for the protein MDHKRAFLAITVSLLFLVLWSWMFSPPPQQPTPQQESTESRPETRPVPEIQPIDPALAPQTIAPQDQTGERLEAGPDVRSETPLDPGFIASPATRGQRITVRSPLFEAVFNSEGGVLEQFKLRQYRQTIEPNAPFVDLVDSPDPRKRPLGLLWNDQPTWMQGEWTVTGDNLNLAHGERGSLSFTGRFGQLELVRTFSFTGDTYLIEEHLQVRNHSPNQIGATLGFTMASEPLSAIQDRYTPTQVMYYDINGLEKERKDKNLLPGVRSDTGVLWGAVQSNYFLAAVIPGFSDPVFKARLEDGMHRLVMETRNFFLDSQLEMQFRSTYYFGPREREALSVAPANLLEALHYGWFDLIASPLIQVLNFFHGYVHNYGLAIILLTLVIKLIFFPLSQKSYKSMQQMKKLQPMMLKLREKHKDDRQKMNEEMMQLYKTYKVNPLGGCLPIAVQIPVFIALYQALMGAIELRHAPFITHVPFTDIIWLADLSARDPYYVTPIIMGATMFLQQKLTPAPGDPMQAKIMLFLPIIFTFLFLTFPSGLVLYWLVNNVLSIAQQWWVMREPAKS
- the hmcA gene encoding sulfate respiration complex hexadecaheme cytochrome HmcA; translation: MAYRKLVLGLSGCLFVLVCVLFLQADVMSMISSSGKDSGRADLIMIQATAKQTTKQASAVQFLHDAHTEALAEQDKDCAACHIKDDEGTISYKYMRFEDPAANQLKDLYHDNCTACHAENAKARMANPGPQIGECRKCHVEPAAHTQAWVSGSMDNMLHYIHWDSNLIAKDEGKDTNCGQCHHEYDEDKQELVYIQFAEEGCRSCHTAEPKEPVKANLSEAFHGQCVTCHLENKEAQAERNGPLDCASCHGGPQRLEMQAKFADKLEELDGVLPRLPRNQPDAVLLAAKLPELPEDATRPTLMYPVPFNHELHEQATDACRDCHHETLKSSCTDCHTLQGSEEGGYITLERAMHAPDSKSSCVGCHNEMKQDPTCAGCHTAMPRGAEPPASSCALCHVNPDVLAQRPAGHQSTDYADYTEMLIPAQADGRQPAGEPVIVPEDKEGRAALAQQLIDQRPKEALLIAEEDIPDVVKIDVLADEYQPAELPHRKIVMSMMERMKDDSLATTFHATPVTMCQGCHHNSPLSKTPPSCQSCHDQRSQEGRLGRPGLLAAYHIQCMSCHAEMGLEKPAATDCASCHKQKEN
- the jag gene encoding RNA-binding cell elongation regulator Jag/EloR; its protein translation is MSEPKEFQSKSVDEAIEEACSFFSCVRDELEITILEGGSAGIFGLVGAKKARIKAQPRVRLSELETMIRAITERITAAIVDNPRVVVEHQSDLIKATIQTSDDMDRLLGRDGQVLGAVEYVVNRIVARRWPSAVRIMLDADGFRERQDQELSALAVTLAEKAKSTQSPQSTKPLPSYQRRIVHVALQAVTDIQTKSKGDGPLKRVLIIPKAPPSQDEVANAETPPPQNS